In Ruminococcaceae bacterium BL-6, a genomic segment contains:
- a CDS encoding Cys_rich_VLP domain-containing protein, protein MSRELTREEKAAIRKLVVKWCANYDREYGCLPLDCPCYMLGKCWTGAYCRYFREAVLPNDPALEVLLTSEGAAPDFKACPVCGEAVPVDGRQAYCSAACARAARKQQKRAHMRKKRGWTVDN, encoded by the coding sequence TTGTCCCGTGAATTGACCCGCGAGGAAAAGGCGGCGATCCGCAAGCTGGTGGTAAAATGGTGCGCCAATTATGACCGGGAGTATGGCTGCCTGCCGCTGGATTGCCCTTGTTATATGCTGGGCAAATGCTGGACGGGGGCCTATTGCCGTTATTTCCGTGAGGCCGTTCTCCCCAACGATCCGGCACTGGAGGTACTGCTGACGAGCGAGGGGGCTGCCCCGGATTTTAAGGCTTGCCCAGTCTGCGGCGAGGCCGTCCCGGTGGATGGGCGGCAGGCATACTGCTCGGCAGCCTGCGCCCGTGCTGCCCGCAAGCAGCAAAAGCGGGCGCACATGAGAAAAAAGCGGGGCTGGACTGTGGACAATTAG
- a CDS encoding conserved protein of unknown function (Evidence 4 : Unknown function but conserved in other organisms), translating to MNFTDSPFEPMMKQPTYYRVPEVALAAPEGTTCHGCPYWRGIACVSCYRELLKTPDGRR from the coding sequence ATGAACTTCACCGACAGCCCCTTTGAACCAATGATGAAGCAGCCTACTTATTACCGCGTTCCCGAGGTGGCTCTCGCCGCACCCGAGGGGACGACCTGCCACGGCTGCCCCTACTGGCGGGGCATTGCGTGCGTTTCCTGTTATCGGGAGCTTTTGAAAACGCCGGACGGTAGGAGGTGA
- a CDS encoding conserved exported protein of unknown function (Evidence 4 : Unknown function but conserved in other organisms), with protein sequence MKKFKVLMAALCAVILVCGFSLPAYASGGDEPAVETGGTDLWEGLDPAEALPVETPEQEEVPFTPSGTGTVVDNATDADGKEFFTITTPAENVFYLVIDRQRETENVYFLNAVTEADLLALAEISEEPVTPEPEPTTDPEPAVEPEPAQAASTGPLLLGLAVLLIGGGAAFYLKVYRPKHQQAAAPQEDYGSEYEDYDDTDEDDGPPWDEDTDAGEDEE encoded by the coding sequence ATGAAAAAGTTTAAGGTTTTGATGGCGGCGCTGTGCGCCGTCATTCTTGTATGTGGATTTTCACTCCCGGCCTACGCCAGCGGCGGTGACGAGCCTGCGGTAGAAACGGGCGGCACAGATTTGTGGGAGGGGCTTGACCCCGCCGAGGCGCTCCCCGTGGAAACGCCTGAACAGGAGGAAGTCCCCTTTACCCCCTCCGGCACGGGAACGGTGGTGGACAACGCCACCGATGCGGACGGCAAGGAGTTTTTCACTATCACCACCCCCGCCGAAAATGTGTTTTATCTCGTCATTGACCGTCAGAGGGAAACGGAAAATGTGTACTTCTTAAATGCCGTCACCGAGGCCGACCTGCTGGCACTGGCTGAAATCTCCGAGGAACCTGTCACCCCCGAGCCGGAGCCGACCACAGACCCCGAGCCTGCGGTTGAGCCGGAGCCTGCACAGGCCGCAAGCACCGGGCCGCTGCTGCTGGGGCTGGCGGTGCTTCTCATCGGCGGCGGGGCGGCGTTCTATCTCAAGGTGTACCGTCCCAAGCACCAGCAGGCGGCAGCGCCGCAGGAGGACTATGGCTCTGAATATGAGGATTATGACGATACCGACGAGGATGACGGGCCGCCGTGGGACGAGGATACAGACGCCGGGGAGGACGAAGAATGA
- a CDS encoding protein of unknown function (Evidence 5 : Unknown function), with translation MAISKSEKIQGEIDKAKAKIAEQQARLKELEQNKREVENSEIVDVVRGMSIPLDELAVLLQTLKGGTLGQNVPKSAPANKEDDE, from the coding sequence ATGGCAATCAGCAAAAGTGAAAAAATCCAAGGGGAAATTGATAAGGCCAAGGCCAAAATTGCCGAGCAACAGGCTCGGCTCAAGGAGCTGGAACAAAACAAGCGCGAGGTGGAAAACAGCGAGATCGTGGACGTAGTGCGCGGCATGAGCATCCCGCTGGACGAGCTGGCCGTTCTGCTCCAAACGCTGAAGGGCGGCACTTTGGGACAAAATGTCCCGAAGTCTGCGCCTGCGAATAAGGAGGATGACGAATGA
- a CDS encoding Hydrolase Nlp/P60 encodes MSEQTNKAGETSGQSVPKSGKSKFRQKSRQEQTAESKLRMEKRGERLDAAKDKLAKQKPLKKPGPVKRAGRVVGGGVHGFVHGKIYENEHENVGIEGTHRSELMGEAALRHGTRFVKKQIREHPTKTVRKAEAKHIRATADYHYRVNAQAHPELDKNAFSRYLQKRRLRKQYQKQAKEAAKQGAAAAEKTAVTTEKLAANAVGFAKRHPAGCLIALCCVLLVLVLQSCMSSMVTLGNGTIGAIAASTYAAEDSDLRGAEAAYCALEAELQNDLDTYERTHSYDEYHFDLDDIEHDPYVLLSIISALHEGAWTVDEVSGTLQTLFDKQYILTENVVTERRYYIETDTWTDEDGKTHSSSYRVYYNYYICTVTLKNFNLSHVPIYMMGEDQLSRYALYMATLGNRPDLFPSSGYVDKYITNGPMLHDVPEPYLADETFAAIWEEAERYIGYPYVWGGYQPSTSFDCSGFVSYVYNQCGWDFGRLGAQGLYNISTRTNSPKPGDLVFFTGTYDTPGISHLAIYVGDGWILHCGDPIQYANLNTSYWQSHFYAYGKLY; translated from the coding sequence ATGAGCGAACAGACGAATAAGGCTGGGGAGACTTCGGGACAAAGTGTCCCGAAGTCCGGCAAGAGCAAGTTCCGCCAAAAGAGCCGTCAGGAGCAGACGGCGGAATCCAAGCTCCGCATGGAAAAGCGGGGTGAAAGGCTGGATGCGGCCAAGGACAAGCTGGCAAAGCAAAAGCCGCTGAAAAAGCCCGGGCCAGTGAAGCGCGCAGGCCGGGTGGTCGGCGGCGGCGTTCACGGTTTTGTGCATGGCAAGATTTATGAGAATGAGCATGAAAATGTGGGCATTGAGGGCACTCATCGTTCCGAGCTTATGGGCGAGGCGGCTCTGCGGCATGGGACACGCTTTGTCAAAAAGCAAATCCGGGAGCATCCGACCAAGACCGTTCGCAAAGCTGAGGCCAAGCATATCCGGGCAACCGCAGATTACCATTACCGGGTGAACGCGCAGGCGCACCCAGAGCTGGACAAAAACGCCTTTTCCCGGTATCTGCAAAAGCGGCGCTTGCGAAAGCAGTATCAAAAGCAGGCGAAGGAGGCGGCCAAGCAAGGCGCAGCCGCCGCAGAAAAAACGGCGGTGACAACGGAAAAGCTGGCGGCAAACGCCGTAGGCTTCGCGAAGCGGCATCCCGCTGGCTGTCTAATTGCCCTGTGCTGCGTGCTGCTGGTGTTGGTGCTGCAGTCGTGTATGTCCTCGATGGTGACGCTGGGCAATGGCACCATCGGAGCCATTGCCGCCAGCACCTATGCCGCCGAGGACAGCGATTTGCGGGGAGCCGAGGCCGCCTATTGCGCGTTGGAGGCCGAGCTGCAAAATGATCTTGATACCTATGAGCGCACCCACAGCTATGACGAATACCATTTTGACCTCGATGACATCGAACATGATCCCTATGTGCTGCTGTCGATAATTTCGGCATTGCACGAGGGAGCGTGGACGGTGGACGAGGTGTCGGGTACGCTGCAAACGCTCTTTGACAAGCAGTATATCCTCACCGAAAATGTGGTGACGGAGCGGCGATACTACATTGAAACTGACACATGGACGGACGAGGACGGCAAAACCCACAGCTCCAGCTACCGGGTGTATTACAACTATTACATTTGCACCGTTACCCTCAAAAACTTCAATTTGTCCCATGTGCCGATCTACATGATGGGCGAGGATCAGCTATCCCGCTATGCCCTCTATATGGCAACGCTGGGCAATCGGCCAGACCTGTTTCCGTCCTCCGGCTATGTGGATAAGTACATCACAAACGGGCCGATGCTCCATGATGTGCCGGAGCCTTATTTAGCCGATGAAACCTTTGCCGCCATTTGGGAGGAGGCGGAGCGGTACATCGGCTACCCCTATGTGTGGGGTGGGTATCAGCCCAGCACTTCTTTCGACTGCTCCGGCTTCGTCAGCTATGTTTACAATCAATGTGGCTGGGACTTCGGGCGACTGGGGGCGCAGGGACTATACAACATCAGCACCCGGACAAACAGTCCCAAACCCGGCGACCTCGTGTTTTTCACAGGCACCTACGATACGCCGGGTATTTCCCATTTGGCGATCTATGTAGGCGACGGCTGGATTTTGCATTGCGGCGACCCCATCCAATATGCAAATCTCAATACAAGCTACTGGCAGTCCCATTTTTACGCCTACGGAAAATTATATTGA
- a CDS encoding Conjugal transfer protein TraE encodes MQKHQAKKSKPARGKKRAVISAQQTIPYIAMHPDGVCQLPGGVYTKTVEYEDINYSVASTEDQSAIFGGWSSFLNYFDATLPFQLSFINRRSHDRSRYKVNIPDAEDKFNSIRGEFTGMLKNQIAKSNNGIERAKYITFGLPAEGVAEARPRLERVEADVMGNFKRLGVPSEPIDGRRRLAVLHGQMHPGGREPFRFAWQDIPKTGMGTKDFIAPDSFDFRQGRLFRVGRYWGAASYLQIMASELSDKLLAEILELDAEMTVTMHIQTVDQLKAIKTIKGKISDIDKMKVEEQRKAARAGYDIDILPPDLITFSKDAAELLGDLQSRNERMFLLTFTVINYAPNRQRLENDMFTVGGIAQKYNCALKRLDWQQEQGFVSSLVLGYNGIEIQRGMTTSSTAIFVPFMTRELRMDGQSLYYGMNALSHNVIMADRKKLKSANGLYLGSTGSGKSFAAKRELLNVFLATHDRIIVVDPMGEYAPLVRRLGGQVIEIAPDSPHHINPMDIQIGMNDEDSPLSMKADFLLSLCELVVGGKEGLQPIEKTVIDRCVRLVYREMALGLETAKTPLLQDLYEELLKQPEPEARRVATALELYCTGSLNLFNHPTNVQTDSRVVCVVIRGMGENLRKIAMHITNDFVTAAVNTNFQNSMATWCYFDEFHVLLRDPLTASYFVSVWKMLRKKGCVPSALTQNVKDLLASREIENILDNTDFMVLLSQAQSDRAILAKQLGISEHQLSYITHSNSGEGLLFYGNVTIPFVDRFPRGEIYDLLTTRPEDLAHERTDE; translated from the coding sequence TTGCAGAAGCATCAAGCAAAAAAGAGCAAACCCGCAAGGGGTAAAAAGCGGGCGGTAATTTCCGCCCAGCAGACCATTCCCTATATCGCCATGCACCCGGACGGCGTGTGTCAGCTCCCCGGCGGCGTTTACACAAAAACAGTGGAATATGAGGACATCAATTATTCCGTGGCGTCCACGGAGGATCAGTCGGCCATCTTCGGCGGCTGGAGCAGCTTTCTCAATTATTTTGACGCCACGCTGCCGTTCCAGCTTTCCTTTATCAACCGCCGTTCCCATGACCGCAGCCGCTACAAGGTGAACATCCCCGACGCCGAGGACAAGTTCAACAGCATCCGGGGTGAGTTCACCGGGATGCTCAAAAACCAGATTGCCAAAAGCAACAACGGTATTGAACGGGCAAAATATATCACCTTTGGCCTGCCAGCCGAGGGCGTGGCCGAGGCGCGTCCCCGGCTGGAGCGTGTGGAGGCCGACGTGATGGGCAACTTCAAGCGGCTGGGCGTCCCCTCTGAACCCATAGACGGGCGCAGACGGCTGGCGGTACTGCACGGTCAAATGCATCCCGGAGGCCGGGAGCCGTTCCGCTTTGCATGGCAGGACATTCCCAAAACGGGCATGGGGACAAAGGACTTTATCGCCCCGGACAGCTTCGACTTTCGGCAGGGCCGTTTGTTCCGCGTAGGCCGTTATTGGGGAGCGGCGTCCTATTTGCAGATCATGGCATCCGAGCTTTCGGATAAGCTGCTGGCGGAGATTTTAGAGCTGGATGCGGAAATGACTGTCACCATGCACATTCAGACCGTGGATCAGCTCAAGGCCATTAAAACCATCAAGGGTAAAATCTCTGACATCGACAAAATGAAGGTGGAGGAGCAACGCAAGGCGGCACGGGCCGGATATGACATTGATATTCTCCCGCCCGATCTGATTACTTTTTCCAAGGACGCTGCCGAGCTGCTGGGCGATCTGCAAAGCCGCAATGAGCGAATGTTTCTTTTAACCTTTACCGTCATCAACTATGCCCCCAACCGCCAGCGGTTGGAAAACGATATGTTCACCGTGGGCGGCATCGCGCAGAAATATAATTGCGCCTTGAAGCGTCTGGACTGGCAGCAGGAGCAGGGCTTCGTGTCCTCGCTGGTGCTGGGCTACAACGGCATTGAAATCCAGCGCGGCATGACCACCAGCTCCACGGCAATTTTCGTCCCATTTATGACAAGGGAGCTTCGCATGGACGGCCAGTCCCTCTACTACGGCATGAACGCCCTTTCCCACAATGTCATCATGGCAGACCGCAAAAAGCTGAAATCCGCCAACGGCCTTTATCTTGGCTCCACAGGCTCGGGCAAATCCTTTGCCGCCAAACGGGAGCTGCTCAATGTGTTTCTTGCCACCCATGACCGCATCATCGTGGTTGACCCAATGGGCGAATACGCGCCGCTGGTGCGTCGGCTGGGCGGGCAGGTCATTGAGATTGCCCCGGACAGTCCCCACCATATCAACCCTATGGATATTCAGATCGGCATGAACGACGAGGACAGTCCGCTTTCTATGAAGGCGGATTTTCTTTTGTCCTTGTGTGAGTTGGTAGTGGGTGGCAAGGAAGGCTTGCAGCCCATTGAGAAAACCGTCATTGACCGCTGTGTGCGGCTGGTATATCGGGAAATGGCGCTGGGACTGGAAACGGCAAAAACGCCGCTGTTGCAGGATTTGTACGAGGAACTTTTGAAGCAGCCGGAGCCGGAGGCCAGACGGGTGGCAACGGCACTGGAGCTTTACTGTACCGGCTCCCTCAACCTCTTTAACCACCCTACCAATGTACAGACGGACAGCCGAGTGGTGTGCGTGGTCATCCGTGGCATGGGCGAAAATCTCCGCAAAATCGCCATGCACATCACCAACGATTTTGTCACGGCGGCGGTGAATACCAATTTCCAAAACAGCATGGCGACATGGTGCTATTTTGACGAGTTCCATGTGCTGCTCCGCGATCCACTCACCGCAAGCTATTTTGTGTCGGTTTGGAAGATGCTCCGTAAAAAGGGCTGTGTTCCCAGCGCCTTAACGCAGAATGTAAAAGACCTGCTGGCCAGCCGTGAAATCGAAAACATACTGGACAACACGGATTTCATGGTGTTGCTGTCACAGGCGCAGAGTGACCGGGCGATTTTGGCAAAGCAGCTCGGCATTTCAGAGCATCAGCTTTCCTACATCACCCATTCCAATTCCGGCGAAGGGCTGCTGTTCTATGGCAATGTCACCATTCCCTTTGTAGACCGTTTCCCCCGTGGGGAGATCTACGACCTGTTGACTACCCGCCCGGAGGATTTAGCCCATGAGCGAACAGACGAATAA
- a CDS encoding conserved protein of unknown function (Evidence 4 : Unknown function but conserved in other organisms), producing MAYVTIPNDLSKIKTKLALNLTKRQLICFGGAAAVGVPAYLLARSAFGSTGAMFVMLAVMLPAFLLAMYEKDGLPAEKVLGNIIRAKFTRPGIRPYRTENIYAPFTGKEEPIAEASSKKEQTRKG from the coding sequence ATGGCCTATGTAACCATTCCCAATGACCTGTCCAAAATCAAAACCAAACTGGCGCTGAATCTTACCAAGCGTCAGCTTATTTGTTTTGGAGGGGCGGCGGCTGTGGGTGTTCCCGCCTATCTGCTGGCACGCAGCGCCTTTGGCAGCACGGGGGCCATGTTTGTGATGCTGGCGGTGATGCTCCCGGCGTTTTTGCTGGCCATGTATGAAAAGGACGGACTGCCCGCTGAAAAGGTGCTGGGTAATATCATCCGGGCAAAGTTTACCCGCCCCGGCATCAGACCCTATCGAACAGAAAACATCTACGCTCCGTTTACTGGAAAGGAGGAGCCTATTGCAGAAGCATCAAGCAAAAAAGAGCAAACCCGCAAGGGGTAA
- a CDS encoding DNA methyltransferase translates to MPWSVVRKECDFIGKYSIIYADPPWRYSQKGLQGAAEKHYPTMSISELCALPVADLAAPDSALFLWATFPQLPEALRLIEAWGFTYKSVAFVWLKKNRKADSWFYGLGFWTRANAEICLLATRGHPKRQAANIHQFIISPIEAHSKKPDEAREKIVSLMGELPRVELFARQTPPGWDVWGNEVTPTIPDFGTKCPEADNRREEEAVWPM, encoded by the coding sequence TTGCCGTGGAGCGTGGTGAGAAAGGAGTGTGATTTTATCGGGAAATATTCCATTATTTACGCCGATCCCCCTTGGCGCTATTCGCAAAAAGGGCTACAAGGGGCGGCGGAAAAGCACTACCCCACCATGAGCATTTCAGAATTGTGCGCGTTGCCTGTGGCCGATCTCGCGGCCCCGGACAGCGCACTTTTTCTGTGGGCGACCTTTCCACAACTCCCGGAGGCACTGCGGCTCATCGAGGCGTGGGGCTTTACCTATAAATCCGTGGCTTTCGTCTGGTTGAAAAAGAACCGCAAAGCGGATAGCTGGTTTTATGGGCTGGGCTTTTGGACACGGGCCAATGCGGAAATCTGCCTGCTGGCAACGCGGGGCCATCCCAAACGACAGGCGGCCAATATTCATCAGTTTATCATTTCGCCCATCGAGGCCCACAGCAAAAAGCCGGACGAGGCGCGGGAGAAAATTGTTTCCCTCATGGGCGAGCTGCCCCGTGTGGAGCTGTTCGCAAGGCAGACCCCGCCCGGCTGGGATGTATGGGGCAACGAGGTTACGCCTACGATCCCGGACTTCGGGACAAAGTGTCCCGAGGCCGATAATCGCAGAGAGGAGGAGGCTGTATGGCCTATGTAA
- a CDS encoding Methyltransferase translates to MKTDILTSGQSVPKLTVGLHLMDGIKGLLSLPRHSVDMLLTDPPYGTTRNFWDVPLPLPELWEAVRWAVKPEGAVLFFAQCPYDKVLGASNLAMLRYEWVWYKERGTGFLNANRAPLKKSENILVFYQKSPVYHPQFTYGDPYRKTFPRSGTSSNYGKFERTASVSNDGRRYPGNVLFIPTVTGGVHPTQKPVELCEYLIKTYTDEGAVVADICAGSGTTAVAALNTSRRFVCFETAPAFYASAAGRLEQARLAVERGEKGV, encoded by the coding sequence ATGAAAACCGATATTTTGACTTCGGGACAAAGTGTCCCAAAGCTGACCGTGGGTCTGCATCTTATGGACGGAATCAAGGGGCTGCTTTCGCTGCCCCGCCATTCGGTGGATATGCTCTTGACCGATCCCCCTTACGGCACGACCCGCAACTTTTGGGATGTGCCGCTGCCGCTCCCGGAACTTTGGGAGGCGGTGCGCTGGGCCGTGAAGCCGGAGGGCGCAGTGCTGTTCTTCGCCCAATGCCCCTATGACAAGGTGCTGGGCGCATCCAACCTCGCCATGCTCCGCTATGAGTGGGTGTGGTATAAGGAGCGTGGGACAGGTTTTCTCAATGCCAACCGCGCCCCGCTGAAAAAATCCGAGAACATTTTGGTGTTCTATCAAAAGTCCCCGGTCTACCACCCGCAGTTCACATACGGGGATCCGTACCGCAAAACCTTTCCCCGCAGCGGTACAAGCTCAAATTACGGGAAGTTTGAGCGCACGGCATCCGTTTCAAATGACGGGCGGCGCTATCCGGGCAATGTACTGTTCATTCCCACGGTGACAGGCGGCGTCCATCCCACACAAAAGCCGGTGGAGCTGTGCGAGTATCTGATCAAAACCTATACCGATGAGGGCGCGGTGGTGGCAGACATCTGCGCGGGCAGCGGCACAACCGCCGTGGCTGCCCTCAATACGAGCAGGCGTTTTGTCTGCTTTGAAACCGCACCCGCTTTTTACGCCAGCGCCGCCGGACGGCTGGAGCAGGCACGGCTTGCCGTGGAGCGTGGTGAGAAAGGAGTGTGA
- a CDS encoding conserved membrane protein of unknown function (Evidence 4 : Unknown function but conserved in other organisms), whose amino-acid sequence MGILTDWITDWLKELLIEGILGNLNGLFDTVNTRVGEIAVQVGTTPAAWNAGVFSMIRQLSETVILPIAGLVLTFVATYELIQMLIDRNNLHDIDYWMFFKWIFKTAAAILILSNVFNIVNAVFDVSQSVIANASGVIQGSTDVTPGMLDTLETTLEAMGLGELLGLWLQTIFIGLTMTALNVVIFVIVYGRMLEIYMLVSLAPIPVATLSNREMGGMGQNYIKSLFAVGFQGLLILLCVGIYGVLVQGITTSGDPISSIWGCVGYTVLLCFMLFKTGSIAKSIFGAH is encoded by the coding sequence ATGGGTATTCTCACCGACTGGATCACAGACTGGCTCAAAGAACTGCTGATTGAGGGAATCCTTGGCAACCTCAATGGGCTTTTTGATACGGTCAATACCCGTGTCGGGGAGATTGCGGTGCAGGTAGGGACGACCCCGGCGGCGTGGAACGCCGGGGTGTTCTCTATGATCCGCCAGCTTTCCGAAACGGTAATATTGCCGATTGCCGGACTGGTTTTAACCTTTGTTGCCACCTATGAGCTGATCCAAATGCTCATAGACCGCAACAATTTGCATGACATTGACTACTGGATGTTCTTTAAGTGGATATTCAAAACGGCTGCGGCCATCCTCATTCTCTCCAATGTGTTCAACATCGTCAACGCGGTGTTTGATGTGTCTCAAAGCGTGATTGCCAATGCGTCCGGCGTTATTCAAGGCTCAACGGATGTCACGCCGGGGATGCTGGACACGCTGGAAACTACGCTGGAGGCGATGGGGCTGGGTGAGCTGTTGGGGCTGTGGCTGCAAACAATTTTTATCGGCCTTACCATGACCGCATTGAATGTGGTGATTTTTGTCATCGTATATGGCCGTATGTTGGAAATCTATATGCTTGTCAGCCTTGCGCCGATCCCGGTGGCGACCCTCTCCAACCGGGAAATGGGCGGCATGGGGCAAAACTACATCAAATCCCTGTTCGCCGTGGGCTTTCAAGGCTTGCTCATTTTGCTGTGTGTGGGAATCTACGGCGTTTTGGTGCAAGGAATTACTACAAGCGGAGATCCCATCAGTTCCATTTGGGGCTGCGTGGGCTACACGGTTTTGCTCTGCTTTATGCTGTTCAAGACAGGCAGTATCGCCAAAAGTATCTTTGGCGCACATTGA
- a CDS encoding conserved protein of unknown function (Evidence 4 : Unknown function but conserved in other organisms) yields the protein MAFFTSAIGTLQTLVIALGAGLGVWGVVNLLEGYGSDNPGAKSQGMKQLMAGGGIIVLGTTLIPLLSTLF from the coding sequence ATGGCTTTTTTCACTTCTGCTATCGGTACTTTGCAGACCCTTGTAATTGCACTGGGCGCTGGCCTTGGCGTGTGGGGCGTTGTCAATCTGCTGGAGGGCTACGGCTCGGATAACCCCGGAGCCAAGAGCCAGGGCATGAAGCAGCTCATGGCGGGCGGCGGCATTATCGTGCTGGGTACGACGCTGATCCCTCTGCTGTCTACTTTGTTTTAA
- a CDS encoding Type IV secretory system conjugative DNA transfer family protein, protein MRTDKIRKYILPNIPYLFIGWAFLKVGTAYRLAAGADFPHKFMGLGQTIGPAFADFAPGFHASDWLIGLAGAVAFRLLIYFKSKNAKKFRRDAEYGSARWGNDKDIKPFVDPKFENNVILTGTEYLTMNTRPKNPANARNLNCCIIGSSGSGKTRFWLTPQLLQAHSSFVVVDPKGGVLNQVGSFLQNKPHNYKIKVFNSIDFSKSMHYNPLAYIKTEADILKFVNTLICNTKGEGKEGDPFWTKAETLLYCALIAYIIFEGPAEDRNMNTLVDMISGMEVKEDDDDFKNAVDYMFDGLGKRKPDCFAVKQYRKYKLSSGKTAKSILISCGARLAPFDIPQLREIMSYDELELVRMGDRRTATFFVISDTDSTYNFLVALAFSQMFNLLCERADNVHGGRLPHHVRVLWDEAANTGQVPQLEKLVAVIRSREVSLCLLYQQLAQCKAIYDKNAETILGNMDSVVFLGGRESSTIKEISENWLGKATISMQTDGRTRGQSESYNQNNQRLGRELMTPAELATMPGDRCILQLRGLPPFYSRKYDLKQHPNYKFTAEADKRNTFDLDRLINRNRRPRLGEECTVYEATVPEDALTAEDEDILNYDDVDDPDAFV, encoded by the coding sequence ATGAGGACAGATAAAATCCGTAAATATATTTTGCCAAATATCCCGTATCTGTTCATCGGGTGGGCGTTTCTCAAAGTGGGGACGGCCTATCGGCTGGCGGCTGGCGCTGATTTTCCGCATAAGTTCATGGGGCTGGGGCAAACCATCGGCCCGGCGTTTGCCGACTTTGCTCCGGGCTTTCATGCATCTGACTGGCTGATCGGCCTTGCGGGAGCCGTGGCGTTCCGGCTGCTGATCTATTTCAAAAGCAAAAACGCAAAGAAGTTTCGGCGGGATGCGGAATACGGCTCTGCCCGGTGGGGCAATGACAAGGACATCAAGCCTTTTGTCGATCCGAAGTTTGAAAACAATGTCATACTCACCGGAACAGAATACCTCACCATGAACACCCGCCCGAAAAATCCCGCCAATGCCCGCAATCTGAATTGCTGTATCATCGGCTCGTCCGGCAGCGGCAAAACCCGCTTTTGGCTGACCCCGCAGCTATTGCAAGCACATTCGTCTTTCGTGGTGGTCGATCCCAAGGGTGGGGTGTTAAATCAAGTCGGCTCATTTTTGCAGAATAAGCCCCACAATTACAAAATCAAGGTATTCAACAGCATCGACTTTTCCAAGAGTATGCACTATAACCCGCTGGCCTACATCAAAACCGAGGCCGACATTTTGAAGTTCGTCAATACCTTGATTTGCAACACCAAGGGCGAGGGCAAGGAGGGCGATCCGTTTTGGACGAAGGCGGAAACGCTTTTGTACTGTGCCCTCATCGCCTACATTATTTTCGAAGGGCCTGCCGAGGATCGGAACATGAACACGCTGGTGGATATGATTTCCGGCATGGAGGTCAAGGAGGATGACGATGACTTCAAAAATGCCGTGGATTATATGTTTGACGGCCTTGGTAAACGCAAGCCGGACTGTTTCGCCGTGAAGCAATACCGCAAATATAAATTAAGCAGCGGCAAAACAGCAAAATCGATCCTAATTTCCTGTGGTGCAAGGCTTGCGCCTTTTGATATTCCGCAGCTCCGGGAGATCATGAGTTATGACGAGTTGGAGCTTGTCCGCATGGGCGACAGGCGCACGGCTACCTTTTTTGTGATTTCCGATACCGACAGCACTTATAACTTTTTAGTGGCGCTGGCCTTTTCGCAGATGTTCAATCTGTTATGCGAACGGGCCGACAATGTGCATGGGGGCCGATTGCCCCATCATGTGCGTGTGCTGTGGGACGAGGCGGCCAACACCGGGCAAGTGCCACAGCTTGAAAAGCTGGTGGCGGTCATTCGTTCCCGTGAAGTGAGCCTGTGCCTGCTGTATCAGCAGTTGGCGCAGTGCAAGGCCATCTATGATAAAAACGCGGAAACCATTCTCGGTAATATGGACAGCGTGGTATTTCTCGGCGGGCGTGAAAGCTCCACCATCAAGGAAATATCAGAAAACTGGCTGGGCAAGGCCACCATCTCCATGCAGACCGACGGGCGCACACGGGGCCAGTCTGAAAGCTACAATCAAAACAACCAGCGGCTGGGTCGGGAGCTGATGACCCCCGCCGAGCTTGCCACCATGCCCGGTGATCGGTGCATTTTGCAACTTCGCGGTCTGCCGCCGTTCTATTCCCGCAAGTATGATTTGAAGCAGCACCCCAATTACAAGTTTACCGCTGAAGCGGATAAACGCAATACCTTTGACCTCGACAGGCTCATCAACCGCAACAGGCGGCCACGGCTGGGCGAGGAATGTACAGTGTACGAGGCAACCGTGCCGGAGGACGCTCTCACGGCTGAGGACGAGGACATCCTCAACTATGACGATGTGGACGACCCGGACGCCTTTGTATAA